In Leptospira fletcheri, the genomic window CCATAATGATTCGTATATTCCAATACTAGATTTTCCGGAGCGGAATACACGAGACTGAAGGGAAGTCTGGCTCGTTCGGGAAATTGCCGGACGATATCGATAATGGACTGAAAAATGGAAATGACTTCTTCTCGGAGCCCTTTGTCTTTTATGATTCTGCTCCGAATTCCGTTCAGTATCATCAGGTGGGTGGCAACCAAGGCTTTGCGAAACAGGTTCTCCTTGGAATGAAAATGGTGGTAAATACTTGGTTGTTCCAGGCCGCATTCCCGGCTGATTTCTCGGAGAGAGGTTCCGTGGAATCCTTTTCGGGCGAATGCGATAGCCGCCCCTTCCAGGATCCTTTCCCGGGAATTTCTATATTTTCCGTTGATAGGGTAGACCGGGCTACCGTCCTTTTTCTTCACCGATGAACCTCTTTTTCGAGGACACCCAGATTCGTGTCCCGTTTTTCATTTTTCGGAGGCCTTTCTTTCCGCCCACCATGTTTTCGAAACATGTATTCTTCTACGCTACAACAAATACCAGATTTCCGCAATTCAATAACAGAAGGACCGGGGCGGTAAGGGAACTTCTGAAGAAAAATCCGGAAAGTCAGGAAATCGAGCGCCTTAAAATTCCTTTTTGAATACTTCGAAATAGTTCTTAATTTCGCTTGTTCCTTGCAATCTCCCCTCCGTTCCGGGTTGGCTCGTTCCTGGGGACTGGGGTTGGTTGGCGGGATCGGTCGAGTCCCTGCCGAAGGCTGTGGACGGAGTGTACAACTGGCTCCCGAACAGTAGCTCGAAGTTGGCCACGTTAGACTCCGATTCTTCGAGGCGGATCTCCACTAGGAAATGATTTTCCCCATATCTCGCTTCCCATTCGTAAACGAATGCGGTTTCGGCCAATCCCGTGTATAACGGAGAGAGCTTTCTATCCTGGCTGTCCGAGATGAAGATCTGGACCATTACGGATTGGTCGGGGATTTCATGGGCCAAGCCGATTCCTAGTTTTCGCATCACTTTTCGGTCCTTGCCGTCCGGAAATTGCAGCTTGAAAATCACTGAGTTTCCTTTGAACACGGATCCGGTAAATTGGGATTTGCGATCTATAACGTAACCCCTTTCTTTCAACGTGGATCGTACGCCATCCACGAGGCTCCTCAACGTGGGAAGCCCACCGGTCAAGGATTCCTTAGGATGTACAGGGGTTCCTGCCGGAGTGGTTTGTGCGTCGCTCTCGGAATGTAAAATGAGAAATATTACGAGCAGAAACGGAAAGAATCCGGCCCTGCCTGGATCGAATCGGAAAAAGCGCATATGTTCCAATCAGACTAACCTCAATGCTTCTTTCTTTCCAGATTTTTTCTCACCTCGAGCCGAATTTCCGGTTAGAATAGCTTAGGATTTCGGGTGATCGATCGATAGTTTTAATATGCGTCCGCTCGAACACAAAAATCAGGGACAGGAAATGGCATGAAACTGAAAAAAAAATCTGTATCTATTCTGGTGTTTCTTCTCTTTTCGACTTCGTACTGCGTTACCCAATCCAAGTACGACTCTTTGCAAGATGCTTATAACCATAAAACCAGGGATTTGGAAGCCTCCGAAAAAGAAAGACAGGGATTGCTTCGGTCCGTAGACGACCTGAAAAAATTGCAGGAAGAGACCCAACACAGGGTTTTGGAATATAGAAACCTTCTCTCCAGTTTCAAAAGTATGATCGACGCGGGAAAATTGAAGATACGGATCGTGGACGGCAGGATGGTGGTTGTTCTTTCTTCCGACATTCTTTTTCCTCCCGGTTCCGCGAGCCTTTCCGCGAAGGGCGCTGATGCGATTCGGGAAGTGACCGGAATTCTCGCCTCTTTGCAAGGGAGAAGATTCCAAGTGGAGGGTCATACGGACGACGTTCCCACGGGAGTAAAAGGCTATTCGAATTGGGAATTGGCCTCCGCAAGAGCCTTGAACGTATTGCACACGATGACGAAGGCGGGAATGCCGGAAGACAGGATCAGCGCCGCTTCGATGGGATCTTCTCGGCCGGCAATGCCGAATACGACTCCCGAAAACAAAGCCGCGAATCGTAGGATCGAGATCGTAATCGTTCCGGATTTATCCAACCTGCCCGGAATCGAAGAACTCAAGAAAATGAGCGAGTAGAGAATTAGGGAACCGTCTTCGCGAAAAAACTTTTGGCATCCAGCCGGATTCGGAATACTTCACAATTCCGGAGATCTTCTTTCGGTTGTAGGTTCAGCAGGAAAAGCATTCTGGAAATCCAATACCCATGGGTGCAGATTCCGACTCTGACTTGATCCGGAGTTTGCAGAATGCTTTTTAGAAAGGAAAAAATTCGCCCGTCTAGTTCCGGTTTGGTTTCCCCGTTCGGAAAGCTAAAACCGTCCCAAAGGGGATCGAAACTTTTCCATTTGGACCAGGAATGAGCGCCGAAACGCGAATCTATGTCCGCAATATGTATTCCTTGCGCTTCTCCTAAATGCACTTCTCTTAATCTGGGATCGAAAAGGATGGGAATTCCGAATCTTTCGGCGAGGGGGAGAACGGTTTCTTTTGCCCTGGACAAGTCGCTGGAATATACGGATTCGATTTCGTCCGCCAAAAGTGCCTCGGATAAAATTCCTACCTGCTGCTTCCCGCGGACGGATAAGGGGACGTCCAATTGTCCTTGTAGTTTGGAGAGGGCGTTCCAATCCGTTTCTCCATGGCGAAAAACGGAAAGTATCTTCGCGGATTCGGGTCGTCGTTCCTCTTTCAAAGTTCTGATTCCTTTACCCTTTAGAGAAATAAATATAATGTGATTCTAATGGAACTGAAAAGAGCCAAGGAGATCAGCGAGGTTAAAAGAACGATTCTGTTCGCTAAAAGGATATGGATCGGGGATAAGGTCTCCGTATCGTATCCCAAAAAAGGTTTTTCGCTGGCGATTCCTTGGTAGTAGTTCGTGCCGCCTAGACGGATTCCCAGCGCTCCAGCCATGGCCGCTTCGCACAGGCCGGAGTTCGGGCTCGGATGTTTTTTTCCGTCGCGATACAGAACTCTGAGAGAAAGGATCGGGTGGAGGCGGAGAAGCGTTGCGGATAGAGAGACCAAGGGGGCCGTCAACCTTGCCGGAAGAAAATTCGCAATGTCATCCATTCTGGCGGGAAGGGTTCCGAATCTCGCGTATTTCTCATTCCTGTATCCGAAGAGAGAATCCAACGTATTTACGGACCTATAGAGCATGGCCCAGGCGGGACCGCCGAAAATCGCGTAAAACAACGGCGCGGTGATTCCATCGACCAGACTTTCCGCGACGCTCTCCACACAGGCCCGGACGATTTCGCTTTCGGAAAGGTTTTGCGTATCCCTTCCGACGATCCTTCCCACCTTTTCCCGGGCCTTTTCCAGGTTTTTTTCCTCCAAGGCCAGGTGCACCGCCTGACTATGATCCAGCAGATCTCTGAGCGCTACGGCGGTATATATTATGAAAATAGAAAATATAAATTCCAAAAAGGATGAGACATGTCTCGTTGCGACGATTATTGTCCAGGGTAGAAAGAAGGAAATTAGATAAATGCATAGGGAGGTCGCGGATCCTGCTAGGAAGGGAGAAAGGAAGATTCTTCTGGTTTTTTCTTCCAAAAAGCGCGCGGTTTTTCCGATCCATCGTACCGGATGCGGCATCCAGCCGGGGTCGCCTAACGCTAAATCCAATATTAGAGCCGAAAAAACCGCGAGCTGAGGGTTCATTTAAAACCTAGAAGGCCGTAAATGGCGGATATGTCCACGGATTCCCGAACGCCTTTGGCCAGACGATTGATCTTGGATTCCACGTCGTAATTGCAAGTCACTCTTCCTACCGGTTGCATCCCTTTTTGTACTCGGATCTTATCGATAAAATGTCTTCGGAACTCGTCTCCGTCAAAAACTCCGTGCAAATACGTTCCCCAAATCCTTCCGTTCCTTTCGGAATGACCCAAGGGACTCCCTTCGTCGGAAACGAAGGCCACCGGAATTTGCTCCTGCAGTTCCGTGGTTCCATGATGGATTTCGTAACCGTAAACCGTCTTGCCTGACGGGGAATGGATTCCGGAAACTTGTTTCAACGCCTTTTCCTTTTGGAGAGTGGTTTCCAGGGGAAGAAGACCCAGACCCTCCGATGTTCCGCGATTCGATTCGATCGAATGCGGATCGTTGATCCGATTTCCTAGAATTTGATAGCCTCCGCAGATTCCTACGATCTCGGTGGCCCCGTTTTGCACGAGGGAAAAGATAGTCTTCGCAAAACCGGAGTCGTTCAGGAATTGCATGTCCGAGGCGACGTTTTTGCTTCCACCCAGAATTAATACGTCAGGAGATCCCACGTCCTTGGGAGAACGTGCGATTCTGACGCGCACATCCGCTTCCCATCGGAGCGCGTCCACGTCCGTATGGTTCGAGATTCTAGGCGTATCGATCAGCACGACGTCGATCCGATTCCCGAGAGCGGATTTGTCGCTCAAGTTTCCGGATTTGAACTCGAGAGAATCCTCTTCGGGCAAGCTGAGGTCGTCGAAATGCGGAACCACTCCGAATACCCGTTTTCCGGTGTATGTTTCCAGATAACGTACGCCGGGAAGCAGCAATTCAGGAATGCCTCTCAGACGATTGATGATGAATCCCGAGACTAGACTTCTCTCCCATTCGGCCATGGTATCCAGGGATCCGACTAGTGCGCCGAAGACGCCCCCGTGGTCGATGTTTCCCACAATAAGCACTTTAGCTTCCGCATAGCAAGCCATATTCATGTTTACAATATCATTATTTTTTAAATTTACTTCCGATACGCTTCCTGCGCCTTCGATTACCACCGCCTCGAATTCGTCCGCCAGAGAGTCGTAGGAACGTTTGACCTCTTCGAATGCCTTCGGTTTAAATTCGGTATAGTCCCGGAAGTCCATGCCTCCGACCGGTTTTCCGTTGAGTATGACCTGGGAATCTTTTTCACTGGAAGGTTTAAGAAGGACCGGATTCATTCGGACGTCCGGAGTAACTCCCGCTGCCTGAGCCTGTAGCGCCTGTGCCCTTCCGATTTCGCCTCCTCCGGGAGTGACGAAGGAATTCAACGCCATATTCTGGGACTTGAACGGCGCCACGTCGATTCCGTCTTGGCGGAGAATTCTACAAAAAGCGGCAGCCATTAGGCTTTTTCCCACGTTCGAGGCGGTGCCTTGTATCATCAGCGCCGGAGCTTTTCTTTTGGTTTTCGGAAGCGGTCCGACGGATTCTGTGTCGTTTAGGATTTTTCGTAAGGAATCCGTTAACGTCTCGTTTTCCTTAGGGGTCCTTACTGCAACACGAATAAAATCGGATGCGATTCCTTTTGTGCCGTCGAATCTTCTGACGGATATTTTATGTTCTTTTAATAATCGATCGCACACTTCGGAAACGGAAAGTTTTTGCAGGGAAAGTTTTAAAAGGAGAAAATTCGCGTCGCCGGTAAAGACCCGAATTTGCCTGAGGGACTCCATCCCTTTTAAGAGGGAATTTTTCCAATCTTGTACGTTCGCCCGGGAGAGCCGGAAGAATTCTTCGTCTTCCGTAGCCTTTTCCAGGATTGCCGCGGAAAGTCTGTTGAGTGACCAAAGAGGCAATTCCTGTTCCAGGCGCCTACAAATACCGGGGGCTGCGACGCAAAACCCGATCCTTAATCCGGGAAGGGCAAGGATCTTCGTAAGGGATTTCAGCACGATTACGTTCGGAGAACCGTCTTTCAAAAAGGTCTTTCCCGTCGGACAAAAATCTAGAAAGGATTCATCCAAGACCCAGATCGTTTCTTTATGGCGGCGAATCAGTTCTCCGATCTTTTTCTCATCCAGGATTTTTCCCGTAGGGTTATTGGGATGTCCCAGGAGAACCAGATTTTTTTCCGTTTTCCGGCGAATCAGTAGGGCATCGAGGGCTTCATAGTCCGGTTCGAATTCGTTTTCCTCGGTTAAGAACAGTTTTTCGATCGGAATCCCGTTTTTTTTCAACACGGATTCGTAATCCGCATAGGACGGAACGAATAGGATCGCATTCGTAGAATTTAATATTCGGGGGAGGAAATACAGGAGTTCGGAGGCTCCGTTTCCTAAAACGATGTTTTCGGCTTTTACCCCCCAGTTTTTTTCCATGGAACGTTTTACGGATCCGTAATGTGGATCCGGATAATGGATCAATCTGCTGATTTGCGATCCGATCAAAGGCCTGACCCAGTCCGGAAGACCTCTCGGATTGATGTTCGCGGAAAAATCCGTAATTTCTTCAAGGACGCAGCCCAGTTCGGTCGCGATGGCGTCGACGTTTCCGCCGTGTTCAGAAATTTCCACTGGAATCGTATTCTCCTTGGTGCGGTCCGGAATTCGGTTTGAGTCTCAGCGGGATTCCGCTTACCAAAAAAAACGCCTCGTCCGACTCCGAGGCTAGCGTACGATTGCAGGTTCCCAAAAGATCCCGATAGGATCGGGAAAGCGCCGAGTCCGGAACCAATCCGAGGCCCACTTCTCCGCTCACGAAGATCACTTTTCCCGGAAATCCCGACCTCACGGAACGCAGCATCTCTGAGGTTATGGAAACGACGGTGCTTTCCTCCAAGGTTTGTCCCTTCTGCTGCGCATCGTACATCAGATTGTTGATCCACAGACTTAGGCAGTCTACGATCGTCACCGTCTCTTCCTGAGAGGAGAATTTCAGAAAAACTCCGTTCAAATCCAACGGCTCCTCCACGGTATCCCAACCTTGGCCTCTTCTTTCCTCTTTGTGTTTGAGAATCCTACGGTCCATTTCCTCGTCGATTTTCGGGCAGGTCGCGATAAAGATTCTTCGCCCGGGCAAGGTCAGGGCGGTATCCAAAGCGAATCCGCTTTTTCCGCTTCTGTTCCCGCCCGTTACGAGGATTATGCCGGCCATCTCCCCTCCGATACTGTTCCGTAGAAATTCAGTCCGACTAAACCGGCGCGACCGCTTTTATCTATTTCTAGAACGGAAACGGATCCGGAAAAGAGTCTAAATCGGACGTACTCTTTCGGAGGAAGCTCCAGAAACAGACAGATTAGAATCGCGAGAAGACCTCCGTGAGAAAAGAATATTACGTTCTTTTTATTTTCTAATTCCGTCTTTGCGAATTTCTTTAAGCGCTCCGCGCGCTCTAGAAAGGAGGATATCCTTTCTCCTCCTTCGAATTCCAAGTCCGGATCCAAAACGGAAAATCGTTCCGCATCGGAGGGCCGGGAGTTATAGAATTCCGTAAAAGACCTATTTTGCCAGATTCCGAAACGGAGTTCTTCCAAAGAATCCAAGGTCCGACATTCGAGAGAAGAAAGAAATTTCATACGTTTCAGCGACTCCGTACATATTAGCGAAGGACTCGCAAATAGGGAGACGTTTCCGGGATCCACTCTTTCCGATAAATTCCTGTCTATCTCCTCCGCTTCTTTCGTTCCTGCCAGAGAAAGTCCGAAATTTCCTCCGTCAGAAAAAACTCCTCTTCGCCGATTTTCCGTTTGGGGATGGCGGATCAAGTACAAGGTCGACTTCATTTCTTTTTCCGATCTTCCACGTTTTCTTTCCATTTGCGGATTCCGACCGTGACGACCTCGTATACGGATTTACCGATCAGGCGACCAATGTCCGTATGCTTTCCCACATAAATTTCCGCACAATTCCGATCGGGGGAAACGATCCCGATGCAATCAGTACCTGTACCGGTCGCGATTCGCCCAGCTTCCACTGGAATCCGTGCGTCTAAAACCGCCGCAGTTCTGGCTTCGGTAGCGACTGAAACGGCTTCTATGGAGGCGGATAGGCTCAAGGGAACGGAGGTTTGGATCAATAAGTTTATAGTTCCATAATATTCTAAAAGATTTGAGGATTCTGCCACATGTACGGCATTCCCCAATCCTACGGTGCCTACGACTCTGACCCAAACATCGGAGAGAGTAGATACCGATTCGGAATAGTCTAGAAGCGATGCGCTCGTCAGAAATCCGATCAAATCCGAATCGGACCTTCCCGTATCGATCAATCTTTTCCGGAAATATTGCTTCGGATCTTCCGTCGGCGAAAGATCTCCGTCGGAAACTTTATGCCAGATCGCTTTGTTCGTTCGCGCCCAGCCTTCCCCGAGTACGGTCCAACCTAACGAGAGATGCGGATCGAGAAGGTCCACTTCAAGCCAGGTTTCCCCGCTAAGAATCGGAGAGGCGAAGGGTAAAACGGGGCTCACGACTTTCTCCGGATGCAAGCGCTTACGAAATTTTCAGGCACGTTCGGATTGGAGGCCCAATGAGCGTGAACATAGGATCCGATCACGTTGTTTTGGGAATAACCTTCCGAAAAAGTCTGGTCCCCTTTTCTTTTACGAACCCTGTAGAGGGGACGAATGCCGTCTTCGTTTAATAAATTAAAGCTGGAATAACGGAATTGATGTCCCCTAAAGCGGACTCCGGCCTGGCCTAGAATACATTCCTCTTCCACGGTGGCTTCCACATATCCGAGGGCCTGGAGTTTATCGTGCATCTGTACGATCGCAGGGAGCAATCCTACCATGGGAAAACTACTTGCATCCTTCGTGCGAATCTCCTGGGACAAATACATTAATCCGCCGCATTCGGCGTATATCGGAAGGCCGCTTTTTCCCGATTCTCGGATTCCGGTCCGGATGGATTCGTTTTCGGATAATTCTCGGGCGTACAGTTCCGGATATCCTCCTCCTATGTACAGGCCGTCCACTTCCGGAAGTTTCCGATCCGCGATCGGAGAAAACGGTATCAATTCCGCTCCGGCGTTTCGTAATCTTCTCAAATTATCTTCATAATAAAAATGGAAAGCGGCGTCTCTCGCGATGCCGATCCTGCATTTCGATTTCGGAGGTTCCGAATTTAAGTCCGGACGGATCGGTTCCGTGTATTTTTTTTCGGATGCGATTTTCCATATTTGATCTAGGTCGAACCACTCCTCGCAGGTCGTTCCCCAATACTCCAGTTTTTCGGGTAAAGATTCCGTTTCCTCCGCGCTGTGCAGTCCAAGGTGTCTTTCCGGAAAAGATTGCTCCGGGGATTTCGGAAAACCGCCTAACAGTGGTAAGTCTGCGGACAGGGCCTCGCTTAAAATGGAACGATGGCTTTGGCTTCCTAAAAAATTCGCTATGACTCCCTTTACGTCCAAGCCCGGGTCGTATTGTTTCAATCCGTAAGCCAAGGCCGCGATGGTTCTGGACATTCCGCCCGCATTCAATACGACGAATGTGGGGGCTTCCAGCCATTTCGCGATTTCCGCACTGGATCCCGCTTCCCCCTTGGGCGAGATTCCGTCGAACAATCCCATGACTCCTTCCAGAATTGCGATGTCGCTCCCTCTACTTGCATGATGGAAGGTGTCTAGAACGGCTTCTCTACCCATCAACCATCCGTCCAGGTTCTGACAAGGAGATCCGGAGGCGAAGCTATGATAGGTGGGATCCAGATAATCGGGGCCGCATTTGAAGACGGACACTTTAAGTCCTCTTTTTTGGAATGCTTTACACAACGCGAGTACGGTCGTAGTCTTTCCGACTCCACTGCTCGCTCCGGCGATCAGGATTCTAGGAATTCCGGTCTTGCCTTCCATTTTATTTCCTTAAAAGTCGATTCCGATCTGAGCTTTGATTCCGGACTGGAAAGGATGTTTGACCGAGCGGATTTCGCTTATCAGATCGGCCTGCTGCAAAATCGATTCCGGACAGTTTCTTCCCGTTATGATCACGTGGACTTGGGAAGGACGTTCTCGAAGAATACGAACCGTTTCGTCGACTTCCAGCCAACCGTAATGGAAGGCGTAGGTGATTTCATCCAAGACGACGATATCATATTCTTCGCTCAGGATCATTTTTTTGGAAAGATCCCAAGCCTGTTTAGCGGCGGTCTTATCCCGATCCAGGTCGTCGCTTTCCCAGGTGAACCCTAAACCCATGACGTGGAAGTCGAGTTCCGGAATCGTCTTGGCGAATTTCCTTTCCCCGGTTTCCCACTTTCCCTTGATAAATTGCACGACTCCGCATTTTTTTCCCCGGCCCAATGCGCGAAATACGACTCCCAATGCGGCAGTAGTCTTTCCTTTTCCGTCCCCAGTATTTACGATCAAGAGGCCGTGCCGATTCTGATTCGATTCTTCCAAGTTATTCCTTTGCTCCATTCGTTTCCGCGAAGGGTGAGGATTCGGAATTCTTTTTTCTCTTGCGATACTTATGCGAAAAATCCGGAGAATAAAGGCGGGAATCGGCAAAATCCTCGCAATCTAGAACCTTCCCTACGAATACGATTGCGGTTGCGTTTATTTTTTCCTCTTTGGCTTTTTGAGCTATGTCGGATAATGTTCCTCTGATAATTTTCTGTTCCGGCCAGGATGCTTTTTGAACGATCGCCGCCGGGCATTCTTCCCCATAAAACGGAATCAGTTCTTCGGTTACTTTTTTCAAAAGTGTCGCGCTTAAAAAGAACACCAAAGTAGCTTCGGAGCGGGCCAATGTTTCGAGTTTCTCTTTTTCCGGCATCGGGGTTCTTCCTTCTGCGCGGGTGATGATGACGGTTTGGGAAACTTCGGGCAAGGTAAGTTCCTTTTTTAAGGCGGCTGCGGCGGCGGTAAAGGAGGAGACCCCCGGAACGATTTCATAGGGGATGCCGAGAGCGTCCATCCTTCGCATCTGCTCCGCAGTGGAGCCGAAAATGGACGGATCGCCGGTATGCACTCTCGCAACGTCCTGTCCTTTGTCGTGGGCGTTTTTCAACACGTCCATGATTTCGTCTAAAGTCATCTTAGCAGAATCCAGGACTCTTGCCTCTCGATTTGCCCTTGCGATCACGCGTTCCGGGACCAATGATCCTGTGTAAAGGACGATAGGGCAGGTCTCGATCAGTCTTGCGCCCTTTAGTGTGATGAGTTCCGGATCCCCGGGACCCGCACCGATAATATAAACTTTCATTATGATTCTCTTATGAACATTTCAAAATGCTTTCGCGAACGATATTCCAAACAGGTAACGGCATGTTTCCTATCCATCTTAGGTCGGAATATTCGCTGCCTTTCCAGATCACTTTGTCGCTATTATCCCGAACCAAAGTAAAAAGTCTTTCGCTGATGGAGGAGTTTCTATAGACGGAAAATTTTTCGTATATGTCTTCCGGATTCGTTCCGCCTTGTACCAGATAAGGGAAGGG contains:
- a CDS encoding TetR/AcrR family transcriptional regulator, producing the protein MKKKDGSPVYPINGKYRNSRERILEGAAIAFARKGFHGTSLREISRECGLEQPSIYHHFHSKENLFRKALVATHLMILNGIRSRIIKDKGLREEVISIFQSIIDIVRQFPERARLPFSLVYSAPENLVLEYTNHYGAQYRKLLEAAVSRNPPSKRPDLKLSLLVDTMHSLILSIASERFFEDRVKGIEERIDFILNSP
- a CDS encoding OmpA/MotB family protein, with translation MKLKKKSVSILVFLLFSTSYCVTQSKYDSLQDAYNHKTRDLEASEKERQGLLRSVDDLKKLQEETQHRVLEYRNLLSSFKSMIDAGKLKIRIVDGRMVVVLSSDILFPPGSASLSAKGADAIREVTGILASLQGRRFQVEGHTDDVPTGVKGYSNWELASARALNVLHTMTKAGMPEDRISAASMGSSRPAMPNTTPENKAANRRIEIVIVPDLSNLPGIEELKKMSE
- a CDS encoding histidine phosphatase family protein — translated: MKEERRPESAKILSVFRHGETDWNALSKLQGQLDVPLSVRGKQQVGILSEALLADEIESVYSSDLSRAKETVLPLAERFGIPILFDPRLREVHLGEAQGIHIADIDSRFGAHSWSKWKSFDPLWDGFSFPNGETKPELDGRIFSFLKSILQTPDQVRVGICTHGYWISRMLFLLNLQPKEDLRNCEVFRIRLDAKSFFAKTVP
- the cbiB gene encoding adenosylcobinamide-phosphate synthase CbiB; protein product: MNPQLAVFSALILDLALGDPGWMPHPVRWIGKTARFLEEKTRRIFLSPFLAGSATSLCIYLISFFLPWTIIVATRHVSSFLEFIFSIFIIYTAVALRDLLDHSQAVHLALEEKNLEKAREKVGRIVGRDTQNLSESEIVRACVESVAESLVDGITAPLFYAIFGGPAWAMLYRSVNTLDSLFGYRNEKYARFGTLPARMDDIANFLPARLTAPLVSLSATLLRLHPILSLRVLYRDGKKHPSPNSGLCEAAMAGALGIRLGGTNYYQGIASEKPFLGYDTETLSPIHILLANRIVLLTSLISLALFSSIRITLYLFL
- a CDS encoding cobyric acid synthase; protein product: MEISEHGGNVDAIATELGCVLEEITDFSANINPRGLPDWVRPLIGSQISRLIHYPDPHYGSVKRSMEKNWGVKAENIVLGNGASELLYFLPRILNSTNAILFVPSYADYESVLKKNGIPIEKLFLTEENEFEPDYEALDALLIRRKTEKNLVLLGHPNNPTGKILDEKKIGELIRRHKETIWVLDESFLDFCPTGKTFLKDGSPNVIVLKSLTKILALPGLRIGFCVAAPGICRRLEQELPLWSLNRLSAAILEKATEDEEFFRLSRANVQDWKNSLLKGMESLRQIRVFTGDANFLLLKLSLQKLSVSEVCDRLLKEHKISVRRFDGTKGIASDFIRVAVRTPKENETLTDSLRKILNDTESVGPLPKTKRKAPALMIQGTASNVGKSLMAAAFCRILRQDGIDVAPFKSQNMALNSFVTPGGGEIGRAQALQAQAAGVTPDVRMNPVLLKPSSEKDSQVILNGKPVGGMDFRDYTEFKPKAFEEVKRSYDSLADEFEAVVIEGAGSVSEVNLKNNDIVNMNMACYAEAKVLIVGNIDHGGVFGALVGSLDTMAEWERSLVSGFIINRLRGIPELLLPGVRYLETYTGKRVFGVVPHFDDLSLPEEDSLEFKSGNLSDKSALGNRIDVVLIDTPRISNHTDVDALRWEADVRVRIARSPKDVGSPDVLILGGSKNVASDMQFLNDSGFAKTIFSLVQNGATEIVGICGGYQILGNRINDPHSIESNRGTSEGLGLLPLETTLQKEKALKQVSGIHSPSGKTVYGYEIHHGTTELQEQIPVAFVSDEGSPLGHSERNGRIWGTYLHGVFDGDEFRRHFIDKIRVQKGMQPVGRVTCNYDVESKINRLAKGVRESVDISAIYGLLGFK
- a CDS encoding bifunctional adenosylcobinamide kinase/adenosylcobinamide-phosphate guanylyltransferase, which gives rise to MAGIILVTGGNRSGKSGFALDTALTLPGRRIFIATCPKIDEEMDRRILKHKEERRGQGWDTVEEPLDLNGVFLKFSSQEETVTIVDCLSLWINNLMYDAQQKGQTLEESTVVSITSEMLRSVRSGFPGKVIFVSGEVGLGLVPDSALSRSYRDLLGTCNRTLASESDEAFFLVSGIPLRLKPNSGPHQGEYDSSGNF
- a CDS encoding histidine phosphatase family protein — translated: MKSTLYLIRHPQTENRRRGVFSDGGNFGLSLAGTKEAEEIDRNLSERVDPGNVSLFASPSLICTESLKRMKFLSSLECRTLDSLEELRFGIWQNRSFTEFYNSRPSDAERFSVLDPDLEFEGGERISSFLERAERLKKFAKTELENKKNVIFFSHGGLLAILICLFLELPPKEYVRFRLFSGSVSVLEIDKSGRAGLVGLNFYGTVSEGRWPA
- a CDS encoding adenosylcobinamide amidohydrolase; translated protein: MSPVLPFASPILSGETWLEVDLLDPHLSLGWTVLGEGWARTNKAIWHKVSDGDLSPTEDPKQYFRKRLIDTGRSDSDLIGFLTSASLLDYSESVSTLSDVWVRVVGTVGLGNAVHVAESSNLLEYYGTINLLIQTSVPLSLSASIEAVSVATEARTAAVLDARIPVEAGRIATGTGTDCIGIVSPDRNCAEIYVGKHTDIGRLIGKSVYEVVTVGIRKWKENVEDRKKK
- a CDS encoding cobyrinate a,c-diamide synthase, producing MEGKTGIPRILIAGASSGVGKTTTVLALCKAFQKRGLKVSVFKCGPDYLDPTYHSFASGSPCQNLDGWLMGREAVLDTFHHASRGSDIAILEGVMGLFDGISPKGEAGSSAEIAKWLEAPTFVVLNAGGMSRTIAALAYGLKQYDPGLDVKGVIANFLGSQSHRSILSEALSADLPLLGGFPKSPEQSFPERHLGLHSAEETESLPEKLEYWGTTCEEWFDLDQIWKIASEKKYTEPIRPDLNSEPPKSKCRIGIARDAAFHFYYEDNLRRLRNAGAELIPFSPIADRKLPEVDGLYIGGGYPELYARELSENESIRTGIRESGKSGLPIYAECGGLMYLSQEIRTKDASSFPMVGLLPAIVQMHDKLQALGYVEATVEEECILGQAGVRFRGHQFRYSSFNLLNEDGIRPLYRVRKRKGDQTFSEGYSQNNVIGSYVHAHWASNPNVPENFVSACIRRKS
- the cobO gene encoding cob(I)yrinic acid a,c-diamide adenosyltransferase, whose product is MEESNQNRHGLLIVNTGDGKGKTTAALGVVFRALGRGKKCGVVQFIKGKWETGERKFAKTIPELDFHVMGLGFTWESDDLDRDKTAAKQAWDLSKKMILSEEYDIVVLDEITYAFHYGWLEVDETVRILRERPSQVHVIITGRNCPESILQQADLISEIRSVKHPFQSGIKAQIGIDF
- the cobM gene encoding precorrin-4 C(11)-methyltransferase, whose translation is MKVYIIGAGPGDPELITLKGARLIETCPIVLYTGSLVPERVIARANREARVLDSAKMTLDEIMDVLKNAHDKGQDVARVHTGDPSIFGSTAEQMRRMDALGIPYEIVPGVSSFTAAAAALKKELTLPEVSQTVIITRAEGRTPMPEKEKLETLARSEATLVFFLSATLLKKVTEELIPFYGEECPAAIVQKASWPEQKIIRGTLSDIAQKAKEEKINATAIVFVGKVLDCEDFADSRLYSPDFSHKYRKRKKNSESSPFAETNGAKE